One Helianthus annuus cultivar XRQ/B chromosome 12, HanXRQr2.0-SUNRISE, whole genome shotgun sequence genomic region harbors:
- the LOC110892587 gene encoding mitotic checkpoint protein BUB3.3, whose amino-acid sequence MNGRCLKFDGNPIQDAISRIRFAPASNNLLISSWDTNLRLYDVDGSKLTFEASGNAELLDCCFQGEAAAFSTGSDCSITRYDLHSGTSKIFGNHDDLATCVEYSDETGQVITGGWDKKIKCWDSRSMKALTCVNTVSVAVESMSLSGYTAMVAVGSSVNMYDLRKFNTSYYSKRMDIQIKCIRPYLDQGFAAGSVEGRVALKYFNPSNQNNDGFAFRCIPKAMEKRHNMPAVNDIVFSPSTDGAFITGDNDGYVTIWNAQSKKRVFEMPKFENSIASLAYNCGGQLLAVASSYTYQEANELELPPRIYIHEMNDQHMSSFSAGGSKCNPRARIQSHQNQIASSVRRFHKNPNPSISTLSATFTLRHFLHQIICINFHNMSDEEHQFESKADAGASKTFPQQAGTIRKNGYIVIKNRACKVVEVSTSKTGKHGHAKCHFVAIDIFNGKKLEDIVPSSHNCDVPHVNRTDYQLIDISEDGFVSLLTESGGTKDDLKLPTDDTLLTQIKDGFAEGKDLVVTVMSAMGEEQICALKDIGPK is encoded by the exons ATGAATGGACGATGTTTAAAGTTTGACGGAAACCCGATTCAAGACGCTATTTCCAGAATTCGCTTCGCTCCAGCATCCAACAATCTCCTCATCTCATCTTGGGATACC AATCTTAGATTGTATGATGTGGATGGATCTAAACTGACTTTTGAAGCTTCCGGAAATGCTGAGCTTCTGGATTGTTGTTTCCAAGGGGAGGCGGCTGCATTTAGTACTGGTTCTGATTGTTCAATAACTAG GTATGATTTACATTCAGGAACCAGTAAAATTTTTGGAAATCATGATGATTTAGCAACTTGTGTTGAATATTCCGACGAAACAG GTCAAGTTATTACTGGTGGTTGGGATAAAAAAATTAAGTGTTGGGATTCACGTTCAATGAAGGCTCTAACTTGCGTAAATACAGTTAGTGTGGCGGTCGAATCTATGTCCCTTAGTGGATATACTGCGATGGTTGCTGTTGGATCATCGGTTAATATGTATGATTTACGCAAGTTTAACACTTCATATTATAGCAAACGTATGGACATCCAAATTAAGTGTATCCGGCCATATTTGGATCAAG GATTTGCTGCTGGATCAGTTGAAGGACGTGTAGCGTTGAAGTATTTTAATCCATCCAATCAAAACAACGATGG GTTTGCTTTTCGATGCATTCCAAAGGCAATGGAGAAGAGGCATAATATGCCTGCTGTGAATGATATTGTTTTCAGTCCATC GACTGATGGTGCCTTTATCACCGGTGATAATGACGGTTATGTCACCATATGGAATGCTCAAAGTAAAAAAAGAGTTTTTGAG ATGCCAAAGTTTGAAAACAGTATTGCTTCATTAGCATACAACTGTGGTGGACAACTTCTGGCTGTTGCTTCAAGCTATACATACCAAGAAGCGAATGAATT GGAACTACCTCCAAGGATATACATACATGAAATGAATGACCAACACATGAGCTCCTTTTCGGCAGGAGGTTCAAAA TGTAATCCAAGGGCCAGGATTCAATCTCATCAAAACCAGATAGCATCTTCTGTACGGCGGTTTCATAAAAACCCTAATCCCTCAATTTCAACTCTCTCTGCAACCTTCACTCTTCGTCACTTTCTCCATCAAATTATCTGCATCAATTTCCATAATATGTCTGACGAAGAGCACCAATTCGAGTCAAAGGCCGATGCCGGTGCTTCAAAAACCTTCCCGCAACAAGCCGGTACCATCAGGAAGAACGGTTACATTGTGATTAAGAATCGTGCTTGCAAG GTTGTGGAAGTTTCGACCTCGAAGACTGGCAAGCACGGTCATGCTAAGTGTCATTTTGTTGCAATTGATATCTTCAATGGAAAGAAACTTGAAGATATTGTTCCTTCTTCCCACAATTGTGAT gtTCCCCATGTTAACCGTACTGACTACCAGCTCATTGATATTTCTGAGGATGGATTT GTGAGTTTGTTGACTGAGAGTGGTGGTACCAAGGATGACCTCAAGCTTCCAACCGATGACACTCTGCTTACACAG ATTAAGGATGGTTTTGCTGAAGGGAAGGACCTTGTTGTGACAGTTATGTCTGCCATGGGAGAAGAGCAGATCTGTGCTCTCAAGGATATTGGTCCCAAGTAA